In Zygosaccharomyces rouxii strain CBS732 chromosome D complete sequence, one DNA window encodes the following:
- the ATG15 gene encoding triglyceride lipase ATG15 (similar to uniprot|P25641 Saccharomyces cerevisiae YCR068W ATG15 Lipase required for intravacuolar lysis of autophagic bodies located in the endoplasmic reticulum membrane and targeted to intravacuolar vesicles during autophagy via the multivesicular body (MVB) pathway), which translates to MIRRHATAITSKGGRYWRLVVTLLIISTVALLVWKKSEPTNDITIDIDSEDPEDSTFQLASIYRHGVGQVKDAIQKLEVTDEFVIKAGDHYNNEVATNAIDDSVWTTNARYATDNPFGFKFKLKGQKVLMRRLKDRSPEFMEGYLDFALDSPLKASKVSLDWVDEVVEAPNVTDKDTILSLALMSSNAYVRLPHTGDWRNVSLPWNESDPDSYGWDGDGLRGHIFYNEKENVVVLAIKGTSSQGLPGSGEEDTIPNDKINDNLLFSCCCARISYLWTTVCDCYTKSYTCDESCLEKEFRRKDRYYAATMEIYKDVLNNYPDATIWITGHSLGGALASLLARTYGWPAVGFEAPGELLAAKRLHLPFPPGLPIYEEAVWNIGHTADPIFMGTCNGASSSCSIAGYAMETACHTGKICIYDSVTDLGWRVSMLNHRIHTVIDGVLTEYDQVAHCKQPEPCIDCFNWKYIRDRNAPTTTSTSSTSSKVPTSTSTSSSCVGRNWFGICTSYGLS; encoded by the coding sequence ATGATTCGTAGACATGCGACAGCTATAACATCGAAGGGAGGACGGTATTGGCGACTAGTGGTAACCCTATTGATCATATCGACCGTAGCATTACTAGTTTGGAAGAAATCGGAGCCAACAAACGATATAACAATCGATATCGATTCAGAAGATCCAGAAGATTCTACATTCCAATTGGCTAGTATCTATAGGCATGGTGTGGGTCAAGTAAAAGACGCGATTCAGAAATTAGAGGTAACTGACGAATTTGTAATAAAGGCTGGTGATCACTACAATAACGAAGTGGCTACCAACGCCATAGATGATTCAGTATGGACGACTAATGCTAGGTATGCCACTGATAatccatttggatttaaatttaaactAAAGGGTCAAAAAGTACTTATGAGAAGGTTAAAGGATAGAAGTCCCGAGTTTATGGAAGgttatttggattttgcCCTAGATTCACCTTTGAAGGCATCTAAGGTTTCGCTAGATTGGGTAGATGAAGTCGTTGAAGCTCCTAATGTGACTGATAAGGATACCATACTATCACTAGCACTAATGTCGTCTAATGCATACGTTAGATTACCACATACGGGAGATTGGAGAAACGTCTCTTTACCTTGGAACGAATCTGATCCTGATAGTTATGGATGGGATGGTGACGGTTTAAGAGGACACATTTTCTAcaatgaaaaggaaaacgTCGTTGTATTAGCCATCAAGGGCACTAGTTCTCAAGGTTTACCTGGTtcaggtgaagaagatactATACCTAACGATAAAATAAACGACAACTTACTATTTTCCTGTTGCTGCGCTAGAATCAGCTATCTATGGACCACAGTGTGCGATTGCTACACAAAATCTTACACTTGCGATGAATCCTGTCTCGAGAAAGAATTCAGAAGAAAAGATCGTTACTATGCAGCCACTATGGAGATTTACAAAGATGTTTTAAACAATTATCCAGATGCTACAATATGGATAACTGGCCATTCATTAGGTGGAGCTCTAGCTAGTCTTTTGGCACGTACCTATGGCTGGCCTGCAGTTGGGTTCGAGGCACCAGGAGAGCTGCTGGCAGCGAAAAGATTGCATCTGCCCTTCCCACCAGGACTACCGATTTACGAAGAAGCAGTTTGGAACATTGGACACACTGCAGATCCGATATTCATGGGAACTTGCAACGGTGCCAGTTCAAGTTGTTCCATTGCTGGTTACGCTATGGAGACTGCTTGTCATACGGGTAAAATCTGCATTTACGATTCCGTTACAGATTTAGGCTGGCGTGTGAGTATGTTAAACCATAGAATCCACACAGTTATTGATGGTGTCCTAACCGAGTACGATCAAGTAGCTCATTGCAAGCAACCAGAACCTTGTATCGATTGCTTCAATTGGAAGTACATCAGGGACAGGAATGCACCAACGACGACTTCAACTTCGTCAACTTCGTCCAAGGTACCAACAAGTACATCTACGAGTTCCTCGTGTGTGGGACGTAACTGGTTTGGAATATGCACCAGTTATGGTTTATCATGA
- the BUD17 gene encoding putative pyridoxal kinase BUD17 (similar to uniprot|P53727 Saccharomyces cerevisiae YNR027W BUD17 Protein involved in bud-site selection diploid mutants display a random budding pattern instead of the wild-type bipolar pattern): MVFNRDAMTRISTRKVLSIQSHVVHGYVGNKAATFPLQYQGWDVDALNTVQFSNHPGYGHFTGFRYDAGHLCEILEQGLAKSLEIQYDAVLMGYLPGVESLRKIGEAVGEMSARDPDLKWVLDPVLGDNGKLYVSGENVDAYKQILRHNKIHLVTPNQFEMETLTGVKIQDLESLKSSIEQFQKLYPRVNKIVVTSLELKNGYICACCDGGKIQYASVPRINAHFSGTGDLFSALLLNALVPPAGQTPPTLAQALLLVISLVDLILRRTLELSLSKDDVLPVTINDLKLIQCRDLLVGKHQNKELDAQIRLVDLN; this comes from the coding sequence ATGGTATTCAACAGGGATGCTATGACTAGAATTTCGACCAGGAAAGTACTTTCCATCCAATCTCATGTTGTACACGGTTATGTGGGTAATAAAGCCGCTACATTTCCACTACAGTACCAAGGGTGGGATGTGGATGCTCTGAACACTGTTCAGTTTTCAAACCATCCCGGATATGGCCATTTTACAGGATTTCGATACGATGCTGGTCACCTTTGCGAGATCCTCGAACAAGGGCTAGCCAAATCCCTTGAGATCCAATACGATGCTGTTCTCATGGGGTATTTGCCAGGTGTTGAAAGCTTACGCAAAATTGGTGAAGCTGTTGGTGAAATGTCTGCAAGGGATccagatttgaaatgggTTCTTGATCCTGTGCTTGGTGACAATGGTAAACTCTATGTGTCTGGTGAGAACGTGGATGCCTACAAGCAGATTTTGCGCCATAACAAGATTCATTTAGTCACACCAAATCAATTCGAAATGGAGACTTTAACAGGAGTAAAAATCCAAGATTTAGAATCGTTGAAGTCAAGTATTGAACAATTCCAGAAATTATATCCTCGAGTGAATAAGATCGTGGTTACAAGTTTAGAACTGAAAAATGGTTACATATGTGCATGCTgtgatggtggtaaaattcaGTATGCATCAGTACCTCGAATCAATGCTCATTTTAGCGGAACCGGCGATTTGTTCAGTGCGCTGCTGCTAAATGCTCTGGTGCCTCCTGCTGGACAAACTCCACCAACGTTAGCACAAGCCCTACTTCTAGTAATTTCTCTCGTCGATCTAATTCTACGAAGAACTTTGGAACTTTCATTATCAAAGGATGATGTTCTTCCTGTCACTATaaatgatttgaaactgATACAATGCAGGGACTTGCTAGTTGGAAAACATCAGAACAAGGAGCTGGATGCACAAATTAGGTTGGTCGATCTTAACTAA